One Gammaproteobacteria bacterium genomic window carries:
- a CDS encoding glycerophosphodiester phosphodiesterase: MNASEGLPDILRQVWSRARKDWKRYLVLHLIYTGFGVVLLAPLTGALVRFIVGLSGHPALADQDILGFALTLPGLASMILIAAVLITVMALEQVSLMSVAVGSVRGREVNLQEALLLPVVRAGEILSFAMRLVVRVLVLVAPFLAVAGVVAWSLLTDHDINYYLSERPPAFWGAVTLSTVVLLAMTILLVRKLIGWSLALLLVLFSGETPAGAFTESEHLLSGGKRRLFVVFLVWALVVLLLGVILGGVIQILGMAIVPQFQHSLKLVVAVLGGLFALWSLGNLFVTAFGSATFALILTTAYEHFGPGVSDAVLEKRQGRRAAQGRGLSLPGFLIALGVVAVVAVGTGAWLLKGVRVDDDVAIVAHRGAAGKSPENTLASVRQAIEDETDWVEIDVQETADGEVVVVHDSDFMKIAGVPINIWDATLEQIREIDVGSSFDPRFSGERTPTLREVLETARGKALVAIELKYYGHDDKLERRVVDLVEALGMVPEVAIMSLRQAGIEEIRRLRPDWPAGLLTARALGDLTKLDVDFLAVNAGMATPGFIRRAHAADREVWVWTINDPVTMSRMTSLGVDGIITDEPEMAREVLNDRAGMSTIERLIVHVAILFGRPVPPRSYRDDSP; this comes from the coding sequence ATGAACGCGTCGGAGGGCCTACCGGACATCCTGCGTCAGGTCTGGTCGCGCGCGCGCAAGGACTGGAAGCGCTATCTCGTCCTTCACCTCATATACACCGGGTTTGGCGTGGTCCTGCTCGCGCCACTGACCGGCGCCCTCGTCCGCTTCATCGTCGGGCTGTCCGGGCATCCGGCGCTAGCAGACCAGGATATCCTCGGGTTCGCGTTGACGCTTCCCGGGCTGGCTTCGATGATCCTCATCGCTGCGGTCCTGATCACCGTCATGGCGCTCGAACAGGTCTCTTTGATGAGTGTGGCGGTCGGGTCCGTTCGGGGCAGGGAAGTCAACCTGCAGGAGGCCCTGCTCCTGCCCGTGGTCAGGGCCGGTGAAATCCTTTCGTTCGCGATGCGGCTGGTGGTGCGTGTGCTGGTGCTGGTTGCGCCTTTTCTCGCAGTTGCCGGGGTGGTCGCGTGGTCCCTGCTCACGGACCACGATATCAACTACTACCTTTCCGAGCGCCCGCCGGCGTTCTGGGGGGCCGTCACCCTCAGCACAGTTGTGCTGCTCGCGATGACGATTCTGCTGGTCCGCAAGTTGATCGGCTGGTCGCTGGCGCTTCTGCTGGTACTGTTTTCCGGGGAGACGCCAGCCGGTGCGTTTACCGAGAGCGAACACCTGCTCAGCGGCGGCAAGCGGAGGTTGTTCGTCGTATTTCTCGTCTGGGCGTTGGTCGTGCTGCTGCTTGGCGTAATCCTCGGCGGTGTCATACAGATCCTCGGCATGGCTATCGTCCCGCAATTCCAGCATTCCCTGAAGCTTGTCGTCGCCGTGCTTGGTGGTCTGTTCGCCTTGTGGTCACTCGGCAACCTCTTCGTCACGGCATTCGGCTCGGCGACCTTCGCGCTGATTCTGACCACCGCGTATGAACATTTCGGCCCCGGTGTCAGCGACGCAGTGCTTGAAAAGCGGCAAGGACGGCGCGCGGCGCAGGGCCGGGGCCTCTCGCTACCGGGCTTTCTGATTGCACTGGGCGTGGTGGCAGTGGTGGCCGTCGGCACGGGCGCCTGGCTCCTCAAGGGTGTGCGGGTAGACGACGATGTCGCGATCGTCGCCCACCGCGGTGCGGCGGGAAAGTCGCCGGAGAACACGCTCGCATCGGTACGGCAGGCCATCGAGGACGAGACGGACTGGGTCGAGATCGACGTTCAGGAAACCGCGGACGGCGAGGTCGTGGTGGTGCACGACAGCGATTTCATGAAGATTGCGGGTGTGCCGATCAACATCTGGGACGCGACGCTCGAACAGATCCGCGAGATCGATGTCGGCAGCAGTTTCGATCCTCGATTCTCAGGGGAGCGTACACCGACGCTGCGCGAGGTCCTGGAGACGGCCCGGGGAAAGGCCCTGGTCGCGATCGAACTCAAGTACTACGGCCACGACGACAAGCTGGAGCGACGCGTGGTCGACCTCGTCGAGGCATTGGGGATGGTGCCCGAAGTGGCGATCATGTCGCTGCGCCAGGCGGGCATCGAGGAGATCCGGCGGCTACGCCCGGACTGGCCCGCGGGCCTGCTGACTGCCAGGGCGCTGGGTGACCTGACGAAGCTCGATGTGGATTTTCTCGCCGTCAACGCGGGGATGGCGACCCCGGGATTTATCCGCAGGGCGCATGCGGCGGATCGCGAGGTCTGGGTCTGGACGATCAACGATCCAGTCACGATGTCGCGCATGACGTCGCTGGGTGTCGACGGGATCATCACCGACGAACCCGAAATGGCGCGGGAGGTGCTGAATGACCGCGCCGGGATGAGCACGATCGAACGCCTGATCGTCCATGTCGCCATCCTTTTCGGGCGGCCTGTTCCACCCCGAAGCTACCGCGATGACTCTCCCTGA
- a CDS encoding diguanylate cyclase: protein MGSASSRNSRTIRCPGSAEAISVDRNRLSIGVASVVPENGQAPEILFRSADTALYDSKNKGRNQIDIHPAVDSASPRGRLSSAKPVVERDRTGQDSSRYRILAARKNNSAIESPLPRRTRAGVTGYVRRLPGSALT, encoded by the coding sequence GTGGGCAGCGCTTCCTCGAGGAACTCGAGGACGATCCGCTGCCCAGGATCTGCTGAGGCGATTTCTGTTGACAGAAATCGCCTCAGCATTGGTGTCGCGAGTGTCGTTCCTGAAAATGGGCAGGCGCCGGAGATCCTGTTCCGGTCTGCGGATACCGCGTTATACGATTCGAAAAACAAGGGCAGGAACCAGATCGACATCCATCCGGCGGTGGATTCCGCGTCGCCCCGGGGGCGGCTTTCCTCCGCGAAACCGGTGGTGGAACGGGACAGGACAGGACAGGACAGCAGTCGATACCGGATTCTGGCGGCGAGGAAGAATAACAGCGCCATCGAATCTCCTCTACCACGGCGTACACGCGCCGGTGTGACGGGATACGTGAGGCGTCTGCCGGGCAGCGCATTGACTTGA
- a CDS encoding PIG-L family deacetylase — translation MREGIAELYRNLLSRGRSLEGSLEASALVFAPHPDDEVLGCGGTIARKVEAGATVDIVIMTDGRHSHGRWMDGDDMAALRAEEALRAAARLGVDPERVHWMGFEDRSLAAVESEALERVRGILEALHPEMIFVPSAYERPKDHAWTNTIVCAALKVSGLRSSVYEYPVWFWMQWPFAPLDRRGGRRLYRVLLSTLRDNVNLLGRFRHGLDVRGTLSKKAAALSEYRSQTTRLAGDDWPVLGDVAGGAFCRCFEQDREVFRRLSS, via the coding sequence GTGAGAGAAGGTATTGCCGAGCTGTACCGGAACCTGCTGTCCCGCGGAAGGAGTCTGGAGGGGTCTCTGGAGGCTTCCGCACTGGTCTTCGCTCCCCATCCCGACGACGAGGTGCTGGGCTGCGGTGGCACGATCGCCCGCAAGGTCGAAGCCGGCGCGACGGTGGATATCGTCATCATGACCGATGGCAGGCATTCGCACGGCCGGTGGATGGATGGGGATGACATGGCCGCGCTCCGTGCCGAGGAGGCGTTGAGGGCCGCCGCGCGACTCGGGGTTGACCCCGAACGCGTGCACTGGATGGGTTTCGAGGACCGGTCGCTCGCAGCCGTCGAGTCAGAGGCCCTCGAGCGCGTCCGGGGGATCCTGGAGGCACTTCATCCCGAGATGATCTTCGTGCCGAGCGCGTACGAGCGACCGAAGGACCACGCCTGGACGAACACTATCGTGTGTGCCGCGCTGAAGGTTTCGGGTCTGCGCTCAAGCGTGTACGAATATCCGGTGTGGTTCTGGATGCAATGGCCCTTCGCCCCGCTGGACCGGCGTGGCGGGCGTCGCCTGTACCGGGTGCTGTTATCGACCTTGAGAGACAACGTCAACCTGCTGGGACGATTCCGTCATGGCCTCGATGTGCGCGGTACCCTGTCGAAGAAGGCGGCCGCGCTGTCCGAATACCGGTCGCAGACCACGCGACTCGCCGGGGATGACTGGCCGGTACTCGGTGACGTCGCCGGCGGCGCTTTTTGCCGTTGCTTCGAGCAGGACCGGGAAGTCTTCCGACGGTTGTCGTCCTGA
- a CDS encoding GNAT family N-acetyltransferase, producing the protein MTTGYSMKLRPMTIDDLDAANAVVEAAIMTWSVSDRVKRLSLPSYRYQPHDLDHLTLRVAEGAAGEVIGVAAWEPAEAADAPQAARALLLHGIYVETDLQGKGIGSRLLDASIQAARQGGFEGLLVRANPDAAGFFSARGLAHLPVEDPVRDYPHRNWLALGSET; encoded by the coding sequence ATGACCACCGGCTATTCGATGAAACTCCGCCCGATGACGATCGATGATCTGGACGCCGCGAACGCGGTGGTCGAGGCGGCGATCATGACCTGGTCGGTTTCCGATCGCGTCAAACGTCTGTCGCTGCCGAGTTATCGTTACCAGCCACATGATCTCGATCACCTGACCCTTCGGGTGGCCGAAGGCGCGGCCGGCGAGGTCATCGGGGTCGCCGCCTGGGAACCGGCCGAAGCGGCGGATGCCCCTCAAGCGGCACGCGCGCTGTTGCTCCACGGCATCTATGTCGAAACGGATCTGCAGGGAAAGGGCATCGGTTCACGCCTGCTCGATGCCTCCATTCAGGCCGCGAGGCAGGGAGGATTCGAGGGTCTCCTGGTCAGGGCGAATCCCGACGCGGCGGGTTTTTTCTCAGCCAGGGGGCTGGCGCATCTTCCCGTCGAGGATCCTGTGCGTGACTATCCCCACCGCAACTGGCTGGCGCTGGGATCGGAAACCTGA
- a CDS encoding gamma-butyrobetaine hydroxylase-like domain-containing protein: MSRAREPIPTEITLHRKQRALELVFDDGKRFLLPFEYLRVFSPAAENKVARIQGDWLKNKEEVDIERIEPVGNYALQLVFDDGHDTGIYSWDTLYRLGVEKASNLAKYRAIVQGGNEAGTGGEPLRLLYFATLAQALGREGEEIEMTRPTFSVTDLLGYLRERDEIWNRLLSGPLTVTVNRQFAEPERLLKPGDEVALTPASAV, translated from the coding sequence ATGAGCCGAGCCCGGGAACCCATACCCACGGAAATCACGCTGCATCGCAAGCAGCGCGCCCTCGAACTCGTCTTCGACGACGGCAAGCGGTTCTTACTGCCTTTCGAGTATCTGCGGGTGTTCTCGCCGGCCGCGGAGAACAAGGTTGCGCGGATACAGGGCGACTGGTTGAAGAACAAGGAAGAGGTTGACATCGAGCGCATCGAGCCGGTGGGAAATTACGCGTTGCAGCTCGTGTTCGACGACGGCCACGATACCGGCATCTACTCCTGGGACACGCTTTATCGACTGGGTGTCGAGAAGGCGTCCAACCTGGCGAAATATCGGGCCATTGTCCAGGGTGGGAATGAAGCCGGCACCGGCGGCGAACCTCTGAGGCTGCTCTACTTCGCGACCCTGGCGCAGGCGCTCGGCCGCGAAGGAGAGGAGATCGAGATGACCCGGCCGACCTTCAGCGTGACAGATCTGCTGGGGTATCTGAGGGAGCGCGACGAGATATGGAATCGTCTGCTATCCGGCCCGCTGACCGTGACGGTGAATCGGCAGTTTGCCGAGCCCGAACGATTGCTGAAACCGGGTGACGAGGTCGCCCTCACGCCTGCCAGTGCCGTGTAA
- the hypE gene encoding hydrogenase expression/formation protein HypE, translating to MNESRITLAHGNGGRFMRELIDGIFVRHLASGVLDTHADAVSLPFTGSEVVFTTDGFTVQPLEFPGGDIGSLAVHGTVNDLAVSGAIPKYLALNAFIEEGLEWEVLERIVVSLARAAREAGVQVAAGDTKVVRRGEGGGLYLATTGMGLPSPGFSLGMDRIREGDEVLVSGPVGDHGIAVMLAREQFGLRGDVVSDSASVLPLAQALSGMEGVRFMRDPTRGGLATVAHEIADATGYGVELWEDKVPVRDPVRSVCEMLGYDPYYLACEGRVVAVVSGEASDRVLAAWRGFPEGAQAACVGSVGGTGGRVVLGTELGGQRFLEELEDDPLPRIC from the coding sequence TTGAACGAGAGTCGGATCACGCTCGCCCACGGCAACGGGGGACGGTTCATGCGCGAATTGATCGACGGAATCTTTGTCCGACATCTCGCCTCGGGTGTGCTGGACACACACGCCGATGCGGTTTCGTTGCCGTTTACCGGTAGCGAGGTCGTGTTCACGACGGACGGATTCACGGTTCAGCCCCTGGAATTCCCGGGTGGGGACATCGGGTCGCTCGCCGTGCATGGCACGGTCAACGACCTGGCCGTCTCGGGGGCTATACCGAAGTACCTGGCGCTCAACGCGTTCATCGAGGAGGGCCTGGAGTGGGAGGTGCTGGAGAGGATCGTAGTCTCGCTGGCGCGCGCCGCCCGCGAGGCAGGCGTGCAGGTTGCCGCCGGAGATACCAAGGTCGTGCGTCGCGGGGAGGGCGGAGGACTCTATCTGGCCACGACGGGAATGGGTCTACCCTCGCCAGGCTTCAGTCTCGGCATGGATCGGATTCGCGAGGGCGACGAAGTGCTGGTCAGCGGACCAGTGGGAGACCACGGAATCGCGGTCATGCTGGCGCGCGAGCAATTCGGTCTGCGGGGCGACGTGGTTTCGGACAGCGCCAGTGTCCTGCCCCTTGCCCAGGCGCTGTCGGGGATGGAAGGCGTGCGTTTCATGCGCGATCCCACGCGCGGCGGGCTGGCGACCGTCGCGCACGAAATCGCCGACGCCACGGGATACGGGGTAGAACTCTGGGAAGACAAGGTACCGGTACGCGACCCCGTGCGGTCGGTCTGCGAGATGCTGGGATACGATCCCTACTACCTCGCCTGCGAGGGCAGGGTCGTGGCGGTGGTCTCGGGGGAGGCCTCGGATCGGGTACTTGCCGCATGGCGTGGGTTTCCGGAAGGAGCGCAGGCCGCCTGCGTGGGCAGCGTGGGCGGAACGGGGGGACGTGTCGTACTGGGAACCGAGCTGGGTGGGCAGCGCTTCCTCGAGGAACTCGAGGACGATCCGCTGCCCAGGATCTGCTGA
- the hypF gene encoding carbamoyltransferase HypF, which produces MLRDAPVTRHWVVTGHVQGVGFRPFVYRLAHRYGLSGWVRNTEGRVEILAQGEVKGLDAFARKLERDAPKISRPRIDSVEPVPSGPLEGFAIRSSAHTGRREIHLPPDYFTCEDCLRELADPAARRYRYPFINCTQCGPRYTIIRGLPYDRASTTMAGFPLCGPCRAEYEDPLDRRFHAEPVACASCGPSLSWVRDGETIDGTPGSLAACVAALAAGRVVAVKGIGGYHLMCDARSDAAVLRLRERKKRPDKPLAVLFPATAGPPVSMDDDTFELLSGPARPIVLLPDPGGLSRWIAPGLKEVGVMFPYSPLHHLLLADVGGPLVATSGNISGEPVLTENREAGRRLRPIADAFLHHDRPIERPADDPVFRPIAGRPRPIRIGRGMAPLELPLPWRLRHPVLAVGGHLKNTVALAWEDRVVVSPHIGDMDSPRSLAVFEAVVADLQVLYGVEAVDVVRDAHPDYTTTRWVRSRGVRDTAVLHHHAHASALYGECRGEGDWLVFTWDGTGYGGDGTIWGGEVLHGRPGAWRRVGSFRPFRLPGGDRAGREPWRSAAALCWELGIDWNDAPEGVGIARVAWDRRLNCPVSTAAGRLFDAAAAIVLGVTHVSYEGQGPMQLEAIAGERGPRLALPLTESDGLLRMDWAPLMSLLMDDGRDRAERARGFHETLAGAIVDVAGELRHALPFGFVGLTGGVFQNRLLCELAKSGLESRGHVVQLCEQVPCNDGGICFGQIIEHAAREAG; this is translated from the coding sequence GTGCTGCGAGACGCCCCCGTAACGAGGCACTGGGTCGTAACCGGACACGTGCAGGGGGTCGGATTCCGACCCTTCGTCTATCGTCTGGCCCACCGCTACGGATTATCCGGCTGGGTCCGTAACACCGAGGGTCGCGTAGAGATCCTTGCGCAGGGCGAGGTGAAAGGTCTGGACGCCTTTGCCCGCAAGCTCGAGCGAGACGCGCCGAAGATCTCACGTCCCCGCATCGATTCCGTGGAGCCCGTCCCGAGCGGCCCCCTCGAGGGATTCGCGATCAGGTCCAGCGCTCACACCGGCAGGCGGGAGATTCACCTGCCGCCGGACTACTTTACCTGCGAGGACTGCCTGCGGGAACTCGCCGATCCTGCCGCAAGGCGGTACCGCTATCCCTTCATTAACTGCACGCAATGCGGCCCCCGCTACACCATCATCCGCGGATTGCCCTACGATCGCGCCTCGACGACGATGGCGGGATTCCCGTTGTGCGGGCCTTGCAGGGCGGAGTACGAAGACCCGCTGGACCGCCGTTTCCACGCGGAGCCGGTTGCATGCGCCTCCTGCGGTCCGTCGCTGTCCTGGGTTCGGGACGGCGAGACGATCGACGGTACACCCGGTTCACTCGCGGCCTGCGTGGCGGCGCTGGCCGCGGGCAGGGTGGTGGCGGTCAAGGGTATCGGAGGCTATCACCTGATGTGCGATGCGCGCAGCGACGCCGCCGTTCTACGCCTGCGTGAACGGAAAAAACGGCCGGACAAGCCGTTGGCGGTGCTGTTCCCGGCCACGGCAGGACCTCCGGTTTCCATGGACGACGACACGTTCGAACTCCTGAGCGGCCCGGCGCGGCCCATCGTGTTGCTTCCCGACCCCGGTGGTCTTTCGCGGTGGATCGCACCCGGCCTGAAAGAGGTCGGCGTCATGTTCCCGTACAGCCCGCTGCACCACCTGTTGCTCGCGGACGTCGGCGGGCCCCTCGTCGCGACGTCGGGAAACATCAGCGGTGAACCCGTTCTGACGGAGAATCGCGAGGCCGGGAGGCGCCTGAGACCCATCGCCGACGCCTTCCTGCATCACGACCGGCCGATCGAGCGACCTGCCGACGACCCGGTGTTCCGGCCAATCGCGGGGCGGCCGCGCCCGATTCGCATCGGCCGGGGGATGGCTCCGTTGGAGCTCCCGCTGCCGTGGAGACTACGGCACCCGGTGCTGGCGGTGGGCGGCCACCTGAAGAACACGGTGGCACTGGCCTGGGAGGACCGTGTGGTCGTCTCGCCCCATATCGGCGACATGGATTCCCCCCGCAGTCTCGCCGTCTTCGAGGCGGTCGTTGCGGACCTTCAGGTCCTCTACGGCGTGGAGGCGGTCGACGTCGTCCGTGACGCGCACCCCGATTACACCACCACGCGCTGGGTGCGGTCGCGCGGCGTACGTGATACAGCGGTGCTGCATCACCACGCGCATGCCTCGGCGCTTTACGGGGAGTGTCGGGGTGAGGGCGACTGGTTGGTCTTTACCTGGGACGGCACCGGCTACGGCGGGGACGGCACGATCTGGGGAGGGGAAGTGCTTCACGGAAGGCCGGGTGCCTGGCGTCGTGTCGGGTCGTTTCGACCCTTCCGGCTACCTGGCGGAGACCGGGCGGGCCGGGAACCCTGGCGCAGCGCCGCGGCCTTGTGCTGGGAGCTGGGAATCGACTGGAACGATGCTCCCGAAGGCGTAGGGATTGCACGCGTGGCATGGGACCGGCGACTGAACTGTCCCGTCAGTACGGCCGCGGGACGCCTGTTCGATGCGGCGGCGGCAATCGTTCTCGGCGTAACCCACGTGAGCTACGAAGGACAGGGTCCTATGCAGCTCGAGGCGATCGCAGGTGAACGCGGCCCAAGGCTCGCGTTGCCACTGACGGAAAGCGATGGATTACTGCGCATGGACTGGGCGCCCCTGATGTCGCTCCTGATGGATGACGGGCGAGATCGGGCGGAACGTGCGCGCGGATTCCACGAGACCCTGGCCGGCGCCATCGTCGATGTCGCCGGCGAACTGCGTCACGCACTGCCGTTCGGGTTTGTCGGCCTGACCGGTGGGGTTTTCCAGAATCGATTGTTGTGCGAACTGGCGAAATCGGGACTCGAATCGCGGGGGCACGTCGTTCAACTCTGCGAACAGGTACCGTGCAACGACGGCGGCATCTGTTTCGGGCAGATCATCGAGCATGCGGCGCGGGAAGCGGGTTAA
- a CDS encoding protocatechuate 3,4-dioxygenase, which produces MPVESKRRILLGAAAVLLTNVPPKALAGALRTTPRQTAGPFYPVDVPLDDDNDLVRVRGQDRPASGMITELTGRIVDRNGQALDDLRIEIWQCDVNGRYRHPRENADRPIDPGFQGFGHTISDTRGRYRFRTIRPVPYPGRAPHIHVAVYPPEGEVPFVTQLYVAGDPRNEGDFLYQRVPGDLRPLVTTEFIPTPSGGDTLTAQWDIVLGVTPT; this is translated from the coding sequence ATGCCAGTCGAATCGAAAAGACGAATCCTGTTGGGCGCCGCGGCAGTGCTGTTAACGAATGTCCCGCCCAAGGCGCTGGCCGGTGCCTTGCGTACAACACCCCGCCAGACCGCAGGCCCCTTCTACCCGGTCGACGTGCCACTGGATGACGACAACGACCTGGTGCGCGTCAGAGGGCAGGACCGTCCAGCCAGCGGAATGATCACCGAACTCACCGGGCGCATCGTCGACCGCAACGGACAAGCCCTGGACGACCTGCGCATCGAGATCTGGCAGTGCGATGTCAACGGCCGCTACCGTCACCCCCGCGAGAACGCCGACCGCCCGATCGATCCGGGATTCCAGGGCTTCGGGCATACCATCAGCGATACCCGGGGTCGGTACCGTTTCCGCACGATCCGTCCGGTCCCCTATCCCGGCCGGGCACCCCATATTCACGTCGCGGTGTACCCCCCCGAGGGCGAGGTGCCGTTCGTTACCCAGTTGTATGTGGCCGGTGACCCACGGAACGAAGGGGATTTTCTCTATCAGCGCGTACCCGGCGACCTGCGCCCCCTGGTAACCACCGAGTTCATCCCGACCCCGAGCGGCGGCGACACCTTGACGGCGCAGTGGGACATCGTCCTCGGTGTCACCCCAACCTGA
- a CDS encoding antitermination protein NusG, with protein sequence MISKLLLTAAVIAGLVLYLRYTGTRSDDSEEASGATPPRSTDPGPGQSLRIVVIILVAFMILGSAMYLYFEWQDRYRVVSVRVVDTQSGQSVSYEARRGDIGERSFVTLDGLRVIPAETERIEMTATGGTSR encoded by the coding sequence ATGATCTCCAAACTACTCCTCACCGCGGCCGTGATCGCGGGCCTCGTGCTCTATCTCCGCTACACCGGTACCCGGTCGGATGACAGCGAAGAAGCGTCCGGGGCGACGCCGCCCCGGTCCACGGATCCGGGCCCCGGCCAGAGCCTGCGGATCGTAGTGATCATCCTGGTGGCGTTCATGATTCTGGGTTCGGCCATGTATCTCTACTTCGAATGGCAGGACCGGTACCGGGTCGTCAGCGTGCGGGTGGTCGATACCCAAAGCGGACAGAGCGTATCCTACGAGGCGCGGCGCGGCGATATCGGGGAGCGTTCCTTCGTAACCCTGGACGGCCTGAGAGTCATACCGGCGGAGACCGAGCGGATCGAGATGACGGCGACCGGAGGAACTTCCCGTTGA